One window from the genome of Paenibacillus azoreducens encodes:
- the fabF gene encoding beta-ketoacyl-ACP synthase II, translating into MSHRVVITGMGVVTSLGHDLDTFWNNLMAGKSGVSRIESFDVSDYPTQIAASIKDFNPEDFMDRKEARKMDRFVQFAVAAGKAALEHSGLDIEKDADANRVGVSIGSGIGGLGTWEDQHNILLEKGPKRVSPFFIPMMIANMASGQLSIMLGAKGPNTTPVTACATGSHAIGDSFKLIQRGVADVMICGGAEATIRPTGMAGFCALRAMSTRNDEPEKASRPFDTERDGFVMGEGAGILVLESLEHAQKRGAHIIAEVVGYGLSGDAYHITEPDPDGPARCMTMALSDAGLAPEKVDYINAHGTSTPVGDRSETIAIKRALGEHAAKVAVSSTKSMTGHLLGAAGGIEAVICGLSLQNQKIAPTINLDNPDPECDLDYVPNQARDAKLNVVMSNSFGFGGHNATIILKKFDE; encoded by the coding sequence TTGAGTCATAGAGTGGTTATTACCGGAATGGGCGTTGTGACGTCACTCGGCCATGACCTGGATACGTTTTGGAATAACTTGATGGCTGGCAAATCCGGCGTTTCCCGGATCGAATCCTTTGATGTCAGCGACTACCCAACCCAAATTGCGGCTTCGATCAAGGACTTTAATCCGGAGGACTTCATGGACCGCAAGGAAGCGCGCAAAATGGACCGTTTCGTCCAGTTTGCCGTTGCCGCCGGAAAAGCTGCCCTGGAACATAGCGGCCTGGATATTGAAAAGGATGCGGACGCCAACCGTGTAGGGGTGTCGATCGGTTCAGGGATCGGCGGGCTCGGAACATGGGAAGATCAGCATAACATTTTGCTTGAAAAAGGGCCTAAACGTGTCAGCCCGTTCTTTATCCCGATGATGATCGCCAATATGGCTTCTGGACAACTGTCCATCATGCTCGGGGCTAAAGGACCGAACACGACGCCGGTGACCGCTTGCGCGACAGGTTCTCATGCTATCGGCGATTCCTTTAAGCTGATTCAGCGCGGCGTTGCCGATGTTATGATTTGCGGCGGGGCGGAAGCGACCATTCGACCGACCGGTATGGCGGGCTTCTGCGCTTTGCGCGCCATGTCGACCCGCAATGACGAGCCCGAAAAGGCAAGTCGTCCGTTTGATACGGAACGCGACGGATTTGTTATGGGCGAGGGAGCAGGCATCCTCGTGCTTGAATCGTTGGAGCATGCGCAGAAGCGCGGAGCGCATATTATTGCCGAAGTAGTCGGCTATGGCCTGAGCGGCGATGCTTATCACATCACCGAGCCGGATCCGGACGGACCGGCACGCTGCATGACGATGGCTTTGAGTGATGCGGGACTTGCGCCGGAAAAGGTCGACTACATTAACGCACATGGAACTTCGACGCCTGTAGGCGACCGCTCCGAAACGATCGCCATTAAGAGGGCTTTGGGAGAACATGCCGCCAAGGTAGCGGTCAGCTCGACTAAATCGATGACGGGCCATCTTCTTGGAGCCGCCGGCGGCATTGAAGCGGTTATTTGCGGATTGTCGCTGCAGAATCAAAAGATTGCGCCTACCATCAATTTGGACAACCCGGATCCGGAATGCGACTTGGACTACGTGCCGAATCAAGCGCGCGATGCCAAGCTTAATGTCGTGATGTCCAACTCTTTTGGTTTTGGCGGCCATAACGCCACGATTATTCTTAAAAAATTCGATGAGTAA
- the acpP gene encoding acyl carrier protein, with the protein MSDVLERVKRIVVDRLGADEAEVTLEASFKDDLGADSLDVVELVMELEDEFDLEISDEDAEKITTVGEVVNYIQSHT; encoded by the coding sequence ATGTCCGATGTATTGGAGCGTGTAAAACGCATCGTCGTGGATCGTTTGGGTGCTGACGAAGCTGAGGTAACACTGGAAGCATCTTTTAAAGATGATCTTGGTGCTGATTCTCTCGACGTTGTTGAACTCGTCATGGAATTGGAAGACGAATTTGATCTGGAAATCTCTGATGAAGACGCAGAGAAAATTACGACCGTAGGTGAAGTTGTAAATTACATACAATCTCATACCTAA
- the fabG gene encoding 3-oxoacyl-[acyl-carrier-protein] reductase: MSKPLEGQAALVTGASRGIGRSIALALAEAGANVAVNYSGSEAAAQAVVEEIKQLGVQAFAVQANVGQTEQAENLIKEVTNVFGRIDILVNNAGITRDNLIMRMKEEEFDQVIETNLKGVFNCLKSVSRPMMKQRYGRIINISSVVGVLGNAGQANYVAAKAGVIGLTKSSARELASRGITVNCVAPGFIDTDMTRELSEDLRDKMIQDIPLARLGQPEEIAKVVVFLASEGASYMTGQTLHVDGGMYM, translated from the coding sequence ATGTCCAAACCACTTGAAGGACAAGCGGCGCTTGTCACCGGCGCATCCCGGGGGATCGGCCGCAGCATCGCGCTGGCGCTGGCTGAAGCCGGGGCCAACGTTGCGGTCAATTACTCGGGCAGCGAGGCTGCCGCGCAGGCTGTTGTGGAAGAAATCAAACAGCTTGGCGTGCAGGCGTTTGCCGTTCAGGCGAATGTAGGTCAAACGGAGCAAGCCGAAAACCTGATTAAAGAGGTAACAAACGTCTTTGGCCGGATCGACATTCTGGTCAATAACGCCGGGATTACGAGAGACAATTTGATTATGCGCATGAAAGAGGAAGAGTTCGATCAAGTGATAGAAACGAACCTTAAAGGCGTATTTAATTGCCTCAAATCCGTCAGCCGCCCGATGATGAAGCAGCGCTACGGCCGCATCATTAATATTTCGTCGGTGGTCGGCGTACTTGGCAATGCCGGCCAGGCCAATTACGTTGCGGCGAAAGCCGGTGTCATCGGTTTGACCAAATCTTCCGCGCGCGAGCTTGCTTCGCGCGGCATTACGGTCAACTGCGTGGCTCCGGGCTTTATCGATACCGACATGACCCGCGAGCTTTCCGAGGATCTGCGAGATAAAATGATTCAGGATATTCCGCTCGCCCGTCTCGGACAGCCGGAGGAAATTGCCAAAGTGGTGGTTTTCCTGGCTTCTGAAGGGGCATCCTATATGACAGGACAAACCCTACATGTAGACGGCGGCATGTACATGTAA